TCCTTTACAACCGGGCCGGGATTACCTCCAAAAGCCTTTGCTGCTGAATCTGTATAATGGATATACTCCCCCTGGAAAGAGTGTTTGTTCTTATAATCAATGTAATGCACGTCGCCTTGTCCTTCTCCCACGTGTGTCTTACTGTTGTAAGTCAGGTTTTCACCCGTGATGACACGCTGCTTCAAGTCGTCAACGATTTTCACTTTGCCGTGCCCTTCGCTATGACCGGTCTGAGAATTGTAGACAACGCTCTCTCCCGTAATCGTTCGCTTTTCCTTATGGTCTACAATCTTTACCTTTCCATATCCTTCGGCGTTTCCGGTAGCACTATTGTAGGTAATGTTATCGCCTTCGACATCTCTTTCGGGAGAAGTAATCGTGGAGCGTCCCCGCAATTCCATATAATCGGTCTTGCTGTTGTATATGCCGTCGTTCGTATGAACCACTTCCCCCTTGGCAGTCCTGATAGTGGATTTTCCCAATACGTGGAAAATTCCGGTATCGGTATTGCCGTGCGCTGTCGGCGTATTGATACGGTACTTGGGTGTACGGATAAATACATCGCCATAGAAGTTAGACTCCTTTGTCTCCGTATTGTAATCTCCCCGGTCGGCAACGATCGTATTGCCATCGTAAATCAACGTGCCTCTTCCACCGAAAAAACTTGCCATTTTCGAGGTCATACTGTAATCCAAGCTATCACAACGAAGCGATTTTCCCGGTTGCTTGACGTTTACATTCTCTCTTGCGTACACCATCTGAGACATACCGTCATAATGAATACGCGAACAGGTCAGACGCGTGCCGTCCTTACGATTGATTTTCACGTGTCCGAACGCCTTGAAAGAACTTTGCTTGTCGTTGAGATACGCACTATCGCAGAGCAGCGTCATATCCTTGTAACGGAACTTCACGTTACCCTTTGCCACCTGTATGTCGGGCATCTCAAATTGATTATGACGCAACACATCGGCGTGGTCTACATAGATTTTCTCTCCTTTCTTTTCAGCCTTCTTATCATCCGTCTTCTGGGCCGAAACAGGCAGAGCCACACTTAGCCCAAACAGGCATAGAATCATCAATGTAAAGATTCTATGCCCGCAAGTATTTGATTTTAATGTCTTCTTCAATATCATCTTACCCAACCTTCGTATTCAAAATCTCCATTCCTGTAACGGGGATTCATTCTCACATAGGTTTCCTTTACCTTCTTTACCACCCAGTCGTGAATAATTTCCTGACGACGCTGTGCCGTTACTATATTCTTCATTTCCTGAAAGTCTTCGGTAATGGTGGCACGGTGCTCATCCACTCTGCTCTTGAGCTTCACTATTGCACACACCGTCTTGCCCTTTGCATTCACCATTTGGAACGGTTCCGACACATCACCAACCTGCATTCCCTCCACTGCTCTTGCAATTTCTGTCGGCAAATCTTTCATATTGAACTTCGATGTACGGGAATTTGCAGAAGAGTTTGCCATCAATCCGTGATTGTTCTTTGTGTCCTTGTCGTCTGAAAGATAGCCTGCTGCCTCATCAAAGGTAAACTTCCCTGCCTTGATGTCGTTTCCGATAGAGTCCAGACGCTCCTTGGCAGCTACAACAGACTCTTCCGAAACTTTCGGCTTCAGCAGAATATGCCGACAGTTTATTTTGTCTCCACGGCGGTCTATCAACTGGATAATATGATAGCCGAACTCACTTTCCACCACTTTCGACAAACGTTTAGGATCGGTAAGATTGAAAGCTGCGGCCGCAAAAGCCGGATCCAGCATACCGCGTCCCATATATCCGAGTTCACCTCCCAATCGGGCAGAACCGGGGTCCTCTGAATAAAAGCGTGCCAGAGCCTCAAAAGAAGTCTCCCCTTTCGTAACTCGGTCTGTATATTCGCGAAGCTGGGTCTTGATTCTATTTACCTCCTCCTGTTCTACTCGTGGTGTCTGGGTAATAATCTGCACTTCAACGGTAGTCGGTATCATAGGAATACTGTCTACGGGCAGTTTCTTGAAATATTCGCGCACTTCTGCCGGAGATACTTTCACGTCGCTGACCAATGATTCCTGCATCCTCTGAACGAGCTGACGATTCCTGAAATCATCGCGAAGGTCCTGACG
The Prevotella sp. HUN102 genome window above contains:
- a CDS encoding peptidylprolyl isomerase — its product is MNIKKYSVALLLAGTAITMTGLPMGMISGTSSLAAADSAKKADINPSSIVDEVLWVVGDEPILKSEVEVMKLQGEAEGVQWKGNPETTILEQIAVQKLFLHQAALDSIEVTETEVSQGVEQQINYWISLPQIGSKEKLEQYQRKSLAQIRQDLRDDFRNRQLVQRMQESLVSDVKVSPAEVREYFKKLPVDSIPMIPTTVEVQIITQTPRVEQEEVNRIKTQLREYTDRVTKGETSFEALARFYSEDPGSARLGGELGYMGRGMLDPAFAAAAFNLTDPKRLSKVVESEFGYHIIQLIDRRGDKINCRHILLKPKVSEESVVAAKERLDSIGNDIKAGKFTFDEAAGYLSDDKDTKNNHGLMANSSANSRTSKFNMKDLPTEIARAVEGMQVGDVSEPFQMVNAKGKTVCAIVKLKSRVDEHRATITEDFQEMKNIVTAQRRQEIIHDWVVKKVKETYVRMNPRYRNGDFEYEGWVR
- a CDS encoding OstA-like protein, with product MILKKTLKSNTCGHRIFTLMILCLFGLSVALPVSAQKTDDKKAEKKGEKIYVDHADVLRHNQFEMPDIQVAKGNVKFRYKDMTLLCDSAYLNDKQSSFKAFGHVKINRKDGTRLTCSRIHYDGMSQMVYARENVNVKQPGKSLRCDSLDYSMTSKMASFFGGRGTLIYDGNTIVADRGDYNTETKESNFYGDVFIRTPKYRINTPTAHGNTDTGIFHVLGKSTIRTAKGEVVHTNDGIYNSKTDYMELRGRSTITSPERDVEGDNITYNSATGNAEGYGKVKIVDHKEKRTITGESVVYNSQTGHSEGHGKVKIVDDLKQRVITGENLTYNSKTHVGEGQGDVHYIDYKNKHSFQGEYIHYTDSAAKAFGGNPGPVVKEFSEKDTLFLHADTLSMKAFNLNTPNVYRKIFGINNVRAYRTDVQAVCGFMVANTKDSCLTMYEKPVVWNGNRQLIGDSIKVYMNDSTIREAYVFGNASSIEEVDNEQHYNQIYSKRMNAFFIEGKMRKAEAIDDVYIVYYPIDEKDSTITSLNYTETDTMRIYMSPERKLEKIWMPKVNGTMYPMTQVPADKLKLSGFKWFADIRPKDKNDIFRRVGRKDENEPEPITAPKPPLQGGNIR